ATCTATTGGAATTTCTCCATTATTTCATTTGATATGTCAAAATTGGCATATACCTGAGAGACATCCTCGTCTTCATCTAATTTATTCATAAGGGTTAGCATTTTTTCTGCATCTTTCCCTTCCAACCTTACCGTACTTTGGGGAATCATCTCAATAGTATCTGCCTGGGGTTTGAAACCAACTTGAACAAGAGAATCTTTTACTTCATTAAAGACTTTGGTCTCTGCAATTACTTCATATACACCATCTTCTCCGTTGTCTATTACATCCGTTGCCCCCGCTTCTATTGCTTTTTCCATCAATTGTTCTTCGTCTGTTTCTTCTCTACTGAAAGTCAAACAACCTCTTCTTTCAAACATCCAGGAAACACAACCATTCTCACCCAAATTTCCACCATATTTACTTAAAATGTGTCTTATGCTGGCTGTAGTGCGCTTCTTGTTGTCTGTAGTGGCATAGATCAATATTGCTACACCACCGGGGCCATAGCCTTCATATAAAATCTCTTCATAGCTTACGCCGGGTAATTCTCCCGCTCCTTTTTTTATTGCTCGCTCAATATTTTCTTTGGGCATATTGCTTTCTTTAGACTTTTCCACTGCTAACCTCAAGCGAGGGTTCGCATTTATATCCTTTCCTCCCAAGCGAGTAGCAATGGTAATTTCCTTGATGAGCTTGGTAAATATTTGTCCCCTTTTAGCATCTGTTCTACCTTTCTTATGTTTAATACTACTCCATTTACTGTGTCCAGACATATCTTCTCCTAAATCATTTTAGGTGGTTCAATACCTGTTTGTTTCTGATATCTGCCCTTCTTGTCCTTATAAGAGATTAAACATTCTTCTTCAGCACCCAAAAAGATAACCTGTGCAATGCCTTCGTTGCTGTATATCTTCGCTGGCAATGGTGTGGTGTTGGATATTTCAATAGTTACATACCCTTCCCATTCTGGTTCCAAGGGTGTAATATTGACTACAATCCCACACCTGGCATAGGTAGACTTCCCTAAGCAAATAGCCAATATATCTCTTGGTATCTTAAAATATTCCATACTACGAGCCAACGCAAAGGAATTGGGAGGAACAATACATGTTTCTCCCTTAAAATCTACATAGTTTCTATCCGTGAAATTCTTAGGGTCTACTATGGTGCAGTTCACATTGGTAAATATTTTAAACTCATCCGCCACTCGCATATCATAGCCATAGGAAGAAACACCGAAAGAGATAACACTTTTTGACACCTGTTTTTCTTTAAAAGGAAATATCATTCCTTTCTTTGCTTGCTCTATAATCCAGCGGTCATTTCTTACACTCATTTATCCTTCTCTCTTAATTATTCTTCCTACAAAATGTAGCATGAATAGCTTTTTTCTCTGCTCAATATCGGGTAGATACTGCATTTTCATCTTTTTAACATCTTCCTCCGTAAAATCCATATTATTATCTTCCAAAAACCTTTCCAAAGCAACAATATACTCCGCTACCTTTTCTATTTCCCCTACAATAGCATCCTTTTCTCCTCTATCCAGAACAAGCATAAATTTCTCTACAATATCTTCATAAGTAGGTTCTTTTATTTCCAATCCATATTCAAATATATTATCCATTTTCCCTCCTACCAAAAAACTATGTATTACACAATGATTATATAAAGTTTCCCTTTTGTTGACAATAAAATATATAACATTTAAATATTTTGTTTCAAGTAATATTAAACAATGCCCAGTTTCTGAAATATCAGAACTACAATAAGCCAGGCAAGTATGCTCAGAAGTAGTGATGTGATAAAAGGAGTCTTCTTTAACAATATGATAAACAATACAAAAAAGATAATGGTAGGAACTATACCTATAATCACGCCTTTAGAAAATGAAATTATAATATCCGAGGAACTTTTTCCTATTTTCAGCCAGATGATCACAAGCAGTGTAGTAAGGGGCATAGCTGCAATTACACCACTTAAGCAGGGCACCCTCTTGGCTAATTCAGAGAGAATGACGATAATAAATGCAGAGACAGCAACTTTTATCCAAAACATCATATCTGGATAATCTCTTTTTCAGGAAGAACAAGACAGGTGAGCTTTTCGCCATATACCGCTCCAGTGTCAATGCCAATCTTGTTTTTTAGAAATAGAGGTTCAGCTAAGGGAGTATGTCCAAATACAACAACTTTGCCAAAGTCACAATCACTGTATATAAACTCATCTCTTATCCACACCAAATCATCAATAGATTGTTTTTCTAAGGGTATGTTCGGTTTCAATCCGGCATGAACAAATATATAATTGTCCATCTCATAATATGGAAGAAGGCTTTTAAAAAACTCTATGTGCTCGGGAGGGAAGAGATCGGATGAAATATTATACTTTTTTATACCATAGCTTAACAGTGTAGTTTCCCCTCCATTGAACAGCCACATCTCTATAGGTAAACTCTTTTGAAGAATATCTAAAAGCATTTTTTCATGGTTACCTAAAAGTGTAATAATATGATATTGCGATTTGAGATTTATCACTTCCTCTACCACTTTTTTTGAATCCGTTCCCCTGTCAATATAATCTCCCAAGAATATAAGCATATCATTGTTTTTTATATGTAGTTTTTCTAACAATGTCTTTAATCTTTCATAGCAACCATGAATATCACCTATAACAAATATGCGATTCACAGATTTAAGAATATTTTTTTATTTATACTTGTCAAGCAAAGCTTCGCTTCGCTTGCAACTGCCAAATACAGTTGTCAAGGCAAAGCTTCGCTTCGCTTGCAACTGCCAAATACAGTTGTCAAGGCAAACAAAACCGTTTACTTGCAAGTGTAAAAATACACTTGTCAATAAAATATTTTCGTGGTATATTTTCCATATATAGGAAAGATGAGAGGTTGAGGGAATGGCACGAAAATGTGATATTTGCGGTAAGAAGCCAATAGTAGGGTTCAAGGTAAGTCGTTCTAACAGAAAAACGAAAAGAAGATGGCTGCCGAATCTTCATAAGATGAAAGTATTGGTGGATGGAAAAGTGAAAAAGCTCAATGTATGTATGAAATGCCTTAAAGCAGGTAAAGTGGAAAAATATGTTCGGGTCTAAACAAAGAGCAAGAGGTGGGAGGTTTATATGAATGGAGTAGCAACACAAAGAATGTCGGGTTGGCATCTAATATGGATGCTAATATCGTTGATAGTAGTGGCAATTGGCGGTATTACTGGTTTATACGGCTGGGTTTTTGGGCAAGCTGGGATGTTTGGTGCAACACGTGAGATGACTATGGGTGTCTGTCTTATCGGTTATCTCTACTTCGTTGGTATTACCACTGGTTTGTGTGTGATTGGTGCATTGGGACATCTGTTTGGTTTTGACACTTATGAGCCAGCAACATCAAGAGCGGCCTGGCTGGCTATCATGTCTCTTTTGGCTGCTTTTTCCTGTATCCTGTGGGATTTAGGCCATCCCATTAAAGCAATTTTTCTGTTTATTTTTTCACCAAATCTTTCTGCGCCTATAATGGGAATGGCTATCTTCTACGCATCTTATATTGTTTTTGCTATCGTAGAATTTATACTGCTTATGCGTAAAAAATATGGAATAGCTGTTGTGTTCGGCGGAATAGCGCTTGTGCTTGATGTTATAGCAAGAGCAAATGTAGGTTTTGTGTTTGGCTCTGCTGTTGCCAGACCATTTTATGTTGGACCGTTTCCTTCTTTCTTTTTCTTGGCTTTATCTATGACTTCCGGAATGGCCGTTTTTCTTTTGACTACCACCTGGATTTCCAAATTGAGGGGAAAAAGCAACCCATCACTTATAAAAGCGGCTACAAAAGTGCAGATCGTGTCCTTGTGCGTAGTAGCATTATTTTATATGTGGTATATAATAAGCGGCAAGTTCGGTCTTGTCCCGGGCAAATATGAAGCGGTAAAAGCATTATATGCAGGTCCTCTTTCCTTAAACTTCTGGTTATTTGAGATAATCTGCGGAATTGTTTTACCTTTAATACTTTATGCTTCAGCTAAGGGAAAATCGGCAACAATTACATTTATTGCCTCTATATTAGTTATCGCCGGCACATATGCTGCTCATTACGATTTCACTATGGCAGGACAGATTGTTTCTGTACTGCATCCATTAGGCATGACTACAGAACACTCCACGGTGTATTTAAATTATACTCCAAAGATAGCGGAATGGCTTATTATCGCTGGAGGGTATGGCGTGTTATCCTTCCTATTCTTGTTGGGTGAAGCAATATTCAAATTCCCCATCAGTGAAAAAGCAGAATAGTAAGGGGGGATAACCCCCCTTACTATTTATTCCTTTATGTTTAATTGTGATAGCTCAAAAATCAAAAACGAAGATATTAGCTCGTTGCATTTAAGGTTGCCTTTTTATCGTTTTCTACAAGCTCATCGCTTTGACAGGACATACCTTCACACACCAGCCGCAAGCAACACATCTATCCGGGTAGAAGGATACCTTCATCGTCTTCTTATCATCTATTACCAATGCTTCTGGAGGACATACAGAAACGCAAATACCACAGTGATAGCATTTTTCCTCATCTCTCTTTATCTTTCGTTCTACAAACTCTACAATTACATTATTTTGTATTAGATAATCTAATCCTTTTTGCAGTTTCTCTTCTTCTCCAATGAGTTCCATAATAAGCACGCCTTCCCTTCTGGGAAGAATTTTTGCCTCTAATATATTGAATGTTAAATTAAATTCCTTGGAAAGCTCACATACAATAGGCTTATCCACCACTTCTTTCTTGAATGTAAGAATCACTTTTTTAGATACCATCCTTTACTCCTTTAAGAGGAAATCTCTATGTTTCCCCATATACCCGTTTTGCTGCCCATAACAATAACACACCCTAAAATACCATCTATGCTTTGAGCAAAATCCAATCCTTTTCTTATGTCCCTTTCATTTTTTACCATGTTGCCAATTCTTGTTGCTAAGGCATCGGACAATATTGCACTGTGAGATATAACAAGGCAGGCATCCGTTTTACCTAAACTAAGAGATGGCCCTATCGTTGCTGATGAGGTACATATACCATATGGCAATACATCTTTCTTTAATTTCACCATAAGTCCACTTGAAGGAGATGAACCTGCAAATACAGCTATTTTTGGTTGTTTGTTTAATTTGAGGAATATATCCCCACCGTTTTCTATGATATATTCTTCATCATCCATTACTGTTTTTCCCACAAATTCTGCTATCGCTCCAGCCACAGCAGCCATCGGGCCTACACCGACAATTTGTGTATATTTTATCATCTCTTTGACAATTTGTGGTGCCTCCTCATCCATTTCCAATGGCTTTAAAGAAACAAGAAAATCTCTCCTTTTTCTAATATACCTTTTAATATCTCCTCTCAAATTTTCTACACATTCTTTTATGCTTTCTTCCTTGTTAGTATGCGATTTTATAAACAGGTCACTTTCCCTCACTTTTACGATGTAATCCTGAAAGTTTTCTGAAGAAGTGCGATAGAAACGATTATTCATCTCTTATATATTTTCTTGGCTTATAGTTCTTCGCCTGAGGCAGCTTTCCTTGCGGTTCAGAAAGAAAGAACTTTTTGTCTTTAATCCAACTTTTTAATGTTTCCGCTACCTCAATCGCTTTGAAGTAGCTGGACATAGGAGAAGAAGAAACCCCTTTACCATTTATTTCT
Above is a genomic segment from Deltaproteobacteria bacterium containing:
- a CDS encoding 4Fe-4S binding protein gives rise to the protein MVSKKVILTFKKEVVDKPIVCELSKEFNLTFNILEAKILPRREGVLIMELIGEEEKLQKGLDYLIQNNVIVEFVERKIKRDEEKCYHCGICVSVCPPEALVIDDKKTMKVSFYPDRCVACGWCVKVCPVKAMSL
- a CDS encoding DUF2018 family protein; amino-acid sequence: MDNIFEYGLEIKEPTYEDIVEKFMLVLDRGEKDAIVGEIEKVAEYIVALERFLEDNNMDFTEEDVKKMKMQYLPDIEQRKKLFMLHFVGRIIKREG
- a CDS encoding YebC/PmpR family DNA-binding transcriptional regulator gives rise to the protein MSGHSKWSSIKHKKGRTDAKRGQIFTKLIKEITIATRLGGKDINANPRLRLAVEKSKESNMPKENIERAIKKGAGELPGVSYEEILYEGYGPGGVAILIYATTDNKKRTTASIRHILSKYGGNLGENGCVSWMFERRGCLTFSREETDEEQLMEKAIEAGATDVIDNGEDGVYEVIAETKVFNEVKDSLVQVGFKPQADTIEMIPQSTVRLEGKDAEKMLTLMNKLDEDEDVSQVYANFDISNEIMEKFQ
- a CDS encoding UPF0280 family protein; this encodes MNNRFYRTSSENFQDYIVKVRESDLFIKSHTNKEESIKECVENLRGDIKRYIRKRRDFLVSLKPLEMDEEAPQIVKEMIKYTQIVGVGPMAAVAGAIAEFVGKTVMDDEEYIIENGGDIFLKLNKQPKIAVFAGSSPSSGLMVKLKKDVLPYGICTSSATIGPSLSLGKTDACLVISHSAILSDALATRIGNMVKNERDIRKGLDFAQSIDGILGCVIVMGSKTGIWGNIEISS
- the nrfD gene encoding polysulfide reductase NrfD, with the protein product MNGVATQRMSGWHLIWMLISLIVVAIGGITGLYGWVFGQAGMFGATREMTMGVCLIGYLYFVGITTGLCVIGALGHLFGFDTYEPATSRAAWLAIMSLLAAFSCILWDLGHPIKAIFLFIFSPNLSAPIMGMAIFYASYIVFAIVEFILLMRKKYGIAVVFGGIALVLDVIARANVGFVFGSAVARPFYVGPFPSFFFLALSMTSGMAVFLLTTTWISKLRGKSNPSLIKAATKVQIVSLCVVALFYMWYIISGKFGLVPGKYEAVKALYAGPLSLNFWLFEIICGIVLPLILYASAKGKSATITFIASILVIAGTYAAHYDFTMAGQIVSVLHPLGMTTEHSTVYLNYTPKIAEWLIIAGGYGVLSFLFLLGEAIFKFPISEKAE
- a CDS encoding dCTP deaminase, encoding MSVRNDRWIIEQAKKGMIFPFKEKQVSKSVISFGVSSYGYDMRVADEFKIFTNVNCTIVDPKNFTDRNYVDFKGETCIVPPNSFALARSMEYFKIPRDILAICLGKSTYARCGIVVNITPLEPEWEGYVTIEISNTTPLPAKIYSNEGIAQVIFLGAEEECLISYKDKKGRYQKQTGIEPPKMI
- a CDS encoding DUF3147 family protein — encoded protein: MFWIKVAVSAFIIVILSELAKRVPCLSGVIAAMPLTTLLVIIWLKIGKSSSDIIISFSKGVIIGIVPTIIFFVLFIILLKKTPFITSLLLSILAWLIVVLIFQKLGIV
- a CDS encoding metallophosphoesterase, which translates into the protein MNRIFVIGDIHGCYERLKTLLEKLHIKNNDMLIFLGDYIDRGTDSKKVVEEVINLKSQYHIITLLGNHEKMLLDILQKSLPIEMWLFNGGETTLLSYGIKKYNISSDLFPPEHIEFFKSLLPYYEMDNYIFVHAGLKPNIPLEKQSIDDLVWIRDEFIYSDCDFGKVVVFGHTPLAEPLFLKNKIGIDTGAVYGEKLTCLVLPEKEIIQI
- a CDS encoding 50S ribosomal protein L28 is translated as MARKCDICGKKPIVGFKVSRSNRKTKRRWLPNLHKMKVLVDGKVKKLNVCMKCLKAGKVEKYVRV